From Tripterygium wilfordii isolate XIE 37 chromosome 13, ASM1340144v1, whole genome shotgun sequence, the proteins below share one genomic window:
- the LOC120013597 gene encoding uncharacterized protein LOC120013597 gives MRSIATCYSEHAIKVSDSYCSGPSSQAIQTPSLIPSVADSVICIYKAKLAESKDLLITVTWCSNFIGQGLIVKIGDANSHQLRIKKGTQAFQYLNFNVQVFWDLSAACYDPGPEPINGFYVVVLVDSELVLFLGDMEKEVVKIWKKELPVRKLVSRSEHFSGNTVYSTRAQFCDTGTAHDILIKCIGEDDRSKNPVLAVSIDDKKIFQVKKLRWNFRGNRTIFLDGLLVDMMWDVHDWFFKQESGFAVFMFRTRSGFDSRLWLEEKNSEKKEQEKPEFSLLICACKNPD, from the coding sequence ATGAGGAGCATAGCAACTTGTTACAGTGAACACGCCATTAAAGTGTCGGATTCGTATTGTTCAGGCCCTTCAAGTCAGGCGATTCAAACACCAAGCCTAATCCCTTCTGTCGCAGATTCAGTTATATGTATATACAAGGCCAAACTCGCCGAATCAAAAGATCTTCTGATCACAGTCACTTGGTGCAGCAACTTCATAGGCCAAGGCCTGATTGTTAAGATTGGAGATGCCAATTCACACCAACTACGAATCAAAAAGGGCACACAAGCATTCcaatatctcaatttcaatgTTCAAGTGTTTTGGGATCTGTCTGCAGCATGTTATGATCCAGGACCGGAGCCAATTAACGGGTTTTACGTGGTTGTTTTGGTGGATTCAGAGCTTGTTCTGTTTCTTGGAGACATGGAGAAAGAAGTTGTGAAGATTTGGAAGAAAGAGTTACCAGTACGTAAATTGGTGTCTCGAAGTGAGCATTTTTCAGGTAACACTGTATATTCAACGAGGGCGCAATTCTGTGACACAGGAACAGCTCATGATATATTGATCAAGTGCATTGGAGAAGATGACAGATCAAAGAACCCTGTACTCGCTGTGTCAATTGATGACAAGAAGATTTTTCAAGTAAAGAAATTGAGATGGAATTTCAGAGGGAATCGGACAATTTTTCTTGATGGGTTATTGGTAGATATGATGTGGGATGTTCATGACTGGTTTTTCAAGCAAGAATCAGGGTTCGCTGTTTTCATGTTCAGAACCAGAAGTGGGTTCGATAGCAGGCTCTGGTTGGAGGAGAAGAATTCGGAGAAGAAGGAGCAAGAGAAACCTGAGTTCTCCTTGTTGATATGTGCTTGTAAGAATCCAGACTGA
- the LOC120011717 gene encoding PAN domain-containing protein At5g03700 yields the protein MVTRSSATQFLILAFFVLYGASTCTHTAAQELLKGFRATPNPSVSSFQSLLNDSTGNFSLGFLRINRTQLALAILHVKSSEPLWLANQATLARWHDRTQLIFNGSLVVSDPDEGVFWSTGTQGDRVVLLNTSNLQIRKLDNPLSVLWQSFDFPSNTIVENQNFTANMSLVSSNGMYSMRLGDNFMGLYAKFNEGTDQIYLKHRALQAKQTIIEGIPIYARVNPDGFLGMYQTGNTPVDIEPFMSFNSFQSSDNGFLMVRLEPDGNLKGYNWDGSDWDLNYQAIRDQCELPNPCGSYGLCLPGEGCTCLDNRTDFHSGECFAPQSGNFCEEGEAKNDFWILRRNGVALPFSEWMIYETVSSLDQCETICDGNCSCWGAVYNNASGFCYLVHYPIQSLVGVGDLSKVGYFKVRTIAEKKREVGSGVGFGILGLAILGMIGAIGFGSYRVWSRRRRDSRILEEEGGLSPGPYKDLGSASFRSIEMSNR from the coding sequence ATGGTGACTCGCTCATCTGCGACTCAGTTTCTGATCCTCGCTTTCTTCGTTCTCTACGGTGCGTCCACATGTACTCACACTGCAGCCCAAGAACTTCTCAAGGGCTTCAGAGCTACGCCAAATCCTTCCGTCTCGTCATTCCAATCTCTCCTCAACGATTCCACCGGAAATTTCTCTCTCGGGTTCCTCCGAATCAACCGCACCCAACTTGCGCTTGCAATCCTCCACGTCAAGTCATCTGAACCACTCTGGCTTGCCAACCAAGCCACCTTGGCTCGATGGCATGACCGGACCCAACTCATCTTCAATGGGAGTCTTGTAGTTTCTGATCCGGATGAAGGGGTATTTTGGTCCACCGGAACACAGGGAGACCGGGTTGTCCTCCTCAACACCTCCAATCTGCAAATCCGAAAGTTGGACAATCCACTCTCTGTACTCTGGCAGAGTTTTGATTTCCCTTCAAATACAATCGTCGAGAACCAGAATTTCACTGCTAACATGTCGCTTGTTTCGTCGAACGGGATGTACTCGATGCGATTAGGTGATAACTTCATGGGTTTATACGCAAAGTTCAATGAAGGTACGGATCAAATTTATTTGAAACACAGAGCTTTACAAGCAAAACAGACTATTATTGAAGGAATACCGATTTACGCCCGAGTCAACCCGGACGGGTTCCTGGGTATGTACCAAACAGGAAACACGCCCGTAGACATCGAACCTTTCATGAGTTTCAACAGTTTTCAGAGTTCCGATAACGGATTCCTTATGGTCCGATTGGAACCGGACGGGAATTTGAAAGGGTACAATTGGGACGGATCAGACTGGGACTTGAATTACCAGGCGATTCGCGATCAGTGCGAGTTGCCGAATCCGTGCGGTTCGTACGGTCTGTGTTTGCCAGGGGAAGGTTGCACCTGTTTGGATAACCGGACGGACTTTCATTCCGGTGAGTGCTTCGCTCCTCAGTCCGGCAACTTTTGCGAGGAAGGAGAAGCGAAGAACGATTTCTGGATACTGAGGCGGAACGGAGTCGCATTACCGTTCTCAGAGTGGATGATTTATGAAACGGTGTCGTCTTTGGACCAATGCGAGACCATTTGTGACGGAAACTGCAGCTGTTGGGGGGCGGTCTACAACAACGCATCCGGGTTTTGTTATCTGGTGCACTACCCGATCCAGAGTTTGGTGGGTGTGGGTGATTTGAGTAAGGTCGGGTATTTTAAAGTAAGGACTATTGCAGAAAAAAAGAGGGAGGTGGGTTCTGGAGTCGGGTTTGGAATTTTGGGATTGGCCATTTTGGGTATGATTGGTGCAATCGGGTTCGGAAGCTATCGGGTTTGGAGTAGAAGGAGAAGGGATAGCCGGATCCTAGAAGAGGAGGGTGGGTTATCACCCGGCCCATACAAAGATCTGGGGTCCGCTAGCTTTAGGTCTATAGAGATGAGTAATAGATAA
- the LOC120013686 gene encoding heat stress transcription factor A-2b-like, with translation MNPGDKECSRSPPKPDPDIVEFTSTQPVTTPFSSPPLKDSLFIDSTLMEFEAFTTSPSGGERARVTIGGSEENIGVPQPLECLQGNPIPPFLSKTLDLVEDRSLDPIISWGPTGESFVVWDPVEFARLVLPRNFKHNNFSSFVRQLNTYGFRKTDPERWEFANEAFQRGKRHLLKNIQRRKSPQSQQVGSYLGHFSETEKLGLEGDVERLRKERSTMMQEVIELQQQNQGTVQHVKVVNQRLQAAEQRQKQMLSFLAKLFQNPDFLACLCQKKEQGSLGSPRMRRKFVKHQKHGPGQSDAFLEGQVVKYSPEGRNLPMSPMLPDFNPFAVKESPEVYLQGTDRMGSGAESNPYQIENVASDELAMQGELQVQQGYMQTQEPFKEGTPSFGNEDPNFEGNNVMSSEQEFSPEYFVNFPEELAKEKHFPEFSSPGTESIIKQEDVWSMGFDTGAGMSNSSTELWDNLVSYDMLELGLTSGLTDIWNLSPIQAAGGADIDKWPAVENPFNEQ, from the exons ATGAATCCCGGAGACAAAGAGTGCAGTAGATCTCCGCCTAAACCGGACCCTGACATCGTTGAATTTACTTCGACCCAACCGGTGACGACGCCGTTTTCTTCACCGCCATTGAAGGATTCTCTGTTTATTGACTCTACATTGATGGAATTCGAGGCGTTCACGACGAGCCCATCGGGCGGCGAGCGGGCTCGGGTAACTATTGGTGGGTCGGAGGAGAACATCGGGGTGCCGCAGCCGCTTGAATGCTTGCAGGGGAACCCGATACCGCCTTTTCTGTCTAAGACTCTCGATTTGGTGGAGGATCGATCCTTGGACCCGATAATCTCCTGGGGACCTACGGGGGAGAGCTTCGTGGTCTGGGACCCTGTGGAGTTCGCGAGGCTTGTACTGCCAAGGAATTTCAAGCACAACAATTTTTCCAGTTTTGTGCGCCAGCTTAATACTTAT GGGTTCCGCAAGACTGATCCTGAGAGATGGGAGTTTGCCAATGAAGCATTTCAACGTGGCAAGAGGCATCTGCTGAAGAACATACAAAGGCGCAAGTCACCTCAATCCCAGCAGGTGGGGAGCTATCTTGGGCATTTTTCAGAGACAGAGAAGCTTGGATTGGAAGGGGATGTAGAGAGACTGAGAAAGGAGAGGAGTACGATGATGCAGGAGGTTATAGAACTGCAACAGCAAAACCAAGGGACAGTCCAACATGTGAAAGTAGTAAATCAGAGGCTTCAGGCAGCAGAGCAGAGACAGAAGCAGATGCTTTCATTCTTGGCAAAGTTGTTTCAGAACCCAGATTTCTTGGCCTGCCTTTGCCAAAAGAAAGAACAGGGAAGTCTTGGTTCTCCTAGGATGAGGAGGAAGTTTGTTAAACACCAGAAACATGGACCAGGCCAATCAGATGCATTCTTGGAAGGGCAGGTTGTGAAGTACAGTCCCGAGGGGCGAAACCTTCCCATGTCTCCTATGCTCCCAGATTTCAATCCATTTGCTGTCAAAGAATCACCTGAAGTTTACTTACAAGGTACAGACAGGATGGGTTCTGGCGCAGAAAGCAATCCGTATCAAATTGAGAATGTTGCATCAGATGAACTAGCCATGCAAGGGGAGTTACAGGTACAGCAGGGATATATGCAAACCCAAGAACCCTTTAAAGAAGGAACGCCAAGTTTTGGAAATGAAGATCCAAATTTTGAAGGAAACAATGTGATGAGCTCAGAACAAGAATTTAGTCCCGAGTATTTTGTCAATTTTCCGGAGGAATTGGCAAAAGAGAAACATTTTCCTGAATTCTCATCTCCTGGAACTGAAAGCATCATCAAACAAGAGGATGTATGGAGCATGGGTTTTGACACCGGTGCTGGTATGTCTAATTCCAGCACTGAGTTATGGGATAATCTTGTTAGCTACGATATGCTTGAGTTGGGGCTGACCAGCGGGCTAACAGATATCTGGAATTTAAGTCCCATACAAGCAGCAGGAGGTGCAGACATTGACAAATGGCCAGCTGTTGAAAACCCCTTCAATGAACAGTGA
- the LOC120012739 gene encoding serine/threonine-protein kinase CTR1 yields the protein MEMPGRRSNYTLLSQYPEDQFSGGGGTPAPYSESLSGESKNNKPKVERGFDWDSSGDHRVNQQGNRNLYSSIGLQRQSSGSSFGESSLSGDYYVPTTLSTSATNEIDGYGYMHEDAFRVGAVGDLRVKSLPEAVAGTGGSSSGKSWAQQTEESYQLQLALALRLSSDATCADDPNFLDPVADESALRSLSLSSAEAVSHRFWVNGCLSYFDKIPDGFYLIHGMDPYVWTVCTDLQENGRIPSLESLKSVDPRMDPSIEVVLIDRHTDSSLKELETRVLSISCNCVTTQEVADQLAKLVCNRMGGSATTGEDDFNSIWRESSDDIKDCLGSVVLPLGSLSVGLCRHRALLFKVLADTIDLPCRIAKGCKYCKRDHASSCLVRFGLDREYLVDLIGKPGHLWEPDSLLNGPSSISISSPLRFPRPKSAEPTIDFRLLARTYFSDCQSLNLVFDEASAAAGTVLNQEDPGFSLYPKQYDKMGRDRNNNVQIPSNSDEIPRLPPQVRVGLPGDQVGDSRLLNSKDMIKDFPLNPIHGPPILTSSDQRVDAAKDFRFSEEISLDVEDLDIPWSDLVVKERIGAGSFGTVHRADWHGSEVAVKILMEQDLHAERFKEFLREVAIMKRLRHPNIVLFMGAVTQPPNLSIVTEYLSRGSLYRLLHKSGAREVLDERRRLSMAYDVAKGLNYLHRRNPPIVHRDLKSPNLLVDKKYTVKVCDFGLSRLKANTFLSSKSAAGTPEWMAPEVLRDEPSNEKSDVYSFGVILWELATLQQPWANLNPAQVVAAVGFKGKRPEIPRNLNPQVTAIIEACWANEPWKRPSFASIMESLRPLIKPPTPQPGRADMPLLA from the exons ATGGAAATGCCCGGTAGAAGATCCAACTATACTCTCCTCAGTCAATATCCTGAAGATCAATTTTCCGGCGGCGGCGGAACGCCGGCTCCGTATTCTGAGTCGCTTTCCGGAGAGTCCAAAAACAATAAACCGAAGGTTGAGAGAGGATTCGATTGGGACTCCAGTGGCGATCATCGAGTGAATCAGCAGGGGAATCGGAACCTCTACTCATCGATCGGGTTGCAGAGGCAATCAAGTGGAAGCAGCTTTGGGGAAAGTTCGCTCTCAGGAGATTACTACGTCCCGACCACACTGTCTACTTCAGCGACTAATGAGATCGATGGGTACGGTTACATGCATGAAGACGCGTTCAGGGTTGGAGCCGTCGGGGACTTGAGGGTGAAATCTTTGCCAGAGGCGGTTGCGGGGACGGGAGGATCATCCTCAGGGAAAAGCTGGGCTCAGCAGACGGAGGAGAGTTACCAGCTACAGTTGGCGTTGGCGTTGAGGCTCTCTTCAGATGCCACCTGCGCCGATGATCCTAATTTTTTGGATCCTGTGGCTGATGAGTCCGCCTTGCGATCCTTGTCTTTGAGCTCAGCCGAAGCTGTCTCTCATCGGTTTTGG GTGAATGGTTGTTTGTCATACTTTGATAAAATTCCTGATGGATTTTACCTTATACATGGGATGGATCCATATGTGTGGACTGTTTGTACTGACTTGCAAGAGAATGGTCGTATTCCATCACTTGAATCACTAAAGTCTGTTGATCCTAGAATGGATCCTTCAATTGAGGTGGTTTTGATTGATCGCCATACAGACTCAAGCTTGAAGGAACTCGAAACTAGGGTCCTTAGCATTTCTTGTAACTGCGTAACCACCCAAGAGGTTGCTGATCAACTGGCAAAACTTGTCTGCAACCGTATGGG GGGTTCAGCTACCACAGGAGAAGATGACTTCAATTCCATCTGGAGAGAGAGCAGTGATGATATAAAAGATTGCCTAGGATCAGTTGTTCTTCCTTTAGGTAGCCTGTCTGTTGGGCTCTGCAGGCATCGAGCTTTATTATTTAAA GTCCTTGCTGATACAATTGACTTGCCATGTCGAATTGCGAAGGGCTGCAAATATTGTAAACGCGATCATGCTTCCTCTTGTCTTGTTCGGTTTGGGCTTGACAG GGAGTATCTTGTTGATTTAATAGGAAAGCCAGGTCACTTGTGGGAGCCTGATTCCTTGCTCAATGGTCCATCTTCCATCTCAATCTCTTCGCCATTGCGCTTTCCACGACCCAAATCCGCTGAACCTACCATTGATTTCAGACTACTGGCCAGAACATATTTCTCAGATTGCCAGTCACTTAACCTTGTATTTGATGAAgcatcagcagcagcag GTACTGTTCTAAATCAAGAAGATCCTGGATTCTCTTTGTATCCTAAGCAGTATGATAAGATGGGAAGAGACCGAaataacaatgttcaaatcccAAGCAACAGCGATGAAATTCCCAGGTTACCCCCACAGGTGAGAGTTGGTCTGCCAGGTGACCAAGTTGGAGATTCCCGACTCTTGAACTCGAAGGACATGATTAAAGATTTCCCTTTAAACCCTATCCATGGTCCACCAATTTTAACATCATCTGATCAGAGAGTAGATGCTGCTAAAGATTTCAGGTTTTCTGAAGAAATTTCCCTTGATGTGGAAGATTTGGATATCCCTTGGAGTGATCTTGTTGTGAAAGAGAGAATTGGAGCAG GTTCTTTTGGAACTGTTCATCGTGCCGATTGGCATGGCTCG GAAGTTGCTGTGAAAATTCTCATGGAACAAGACTTACATGCGGAACGCTTCAAGGAATTCTTAAGGGAG GTTGCAATTATGAAAcgcctaaggcatccaaatattGTTCTCTTTATGGGTGCGGTTACTCAGCCTCCAAACTTATCAATTGTGACAGAATATTTATCAAG AGGTAGCTTGTATCGGCTCTTGCACAAATCTGGTGCAAGAGAGGTGTTAGATGAAAGACGTAGGTTGAGCATGGCCTATGATGTG GCAAAAGGCCTGAATTATCTTCACAGACGCAATCCCCCCATTGTTCATAGAGATTTGAAATCTCCGAATCTTTTGGTCGACAAAAAATATACAGTGAAG GTTTGCGATTTTGGTCTTTCTCGCTTGAAGGCAAACACATTTCTTTCGTCTAAGTCAGCGGCAGGGACT CCTGAGTGGATGGCACCAGAAGTTCTCCGTGATGAACCATCTAATGAAAAGTCAGATGTATACAGCTTTGGTGTGATATTGTGGGAGCTTGCAACACTGCAACAACCCTGGGCTAATTTAAATCCAGCGCAG GTTGTAGCAGCAGTTGGTTTCAAGGGAAAGAGACCTGAGATTCCGCGCAATTTGAACCCTCAAGTCACTGCCATTATTGAGGCCTGCTGGGCTAA TGAGCCATGGAAACGTCCTTCCTTTGCCAGTATCATGGAATCTTTAAGACCATTAATTAAACCTCCTACGCCTCAGCCAGGTCGTGCGGACATGCCTTTGCTTGCTTGA